One window of the Pedobacter ginsengisoli genome contains the following:
- a CDS encoding glycosyltransferase family 2 protein: protein MIVGFWVSLLIILYTFIGYGFVLFLLIKIKRLFYTSAPLDGNLEFPKVTILIAAYNEEEIVEAKVENTLGLDYPHEKKQIIFVTDGSTDSTTDKLNRFNDIVVLHEDSRAGKMAAIKRSMPFVEGEILIFTDANTFLNNDAIKELVKHYQNDKVGAVAGEKRIFVDETADASSAGEGFYWKYESLLKKWDYELYSNVGAAGELFSIRTTLYQNVEADTIIDDHMIAMRIAEKGYIIAYEPKAYAMETASANTAEELKRKIRIAAGGIQSIFRLKKAANPFNNPIFTFQYISHRVLRWTITPFLLIILLVVNGLIVYSYDSIFYKVIFILQILFYTLSILGFFFESKNIRIKALFVPYYFCLMNYAVIAGIVRYFKKNQSAAWEKSKRK, encoded by the coding sequence ATGATAGTAGGTTTTTGGGTTTCTCTTCTTATTATTCTTTACACGTTTATTGGATATGGGTTTGTTTTATTCTTACTTATTAAAATAAAGAGACTATTTTATACTTCTGCTCCATTAGATGGTAATTTGGAATTTCCGAAGGTGACTATATTAATAGCTGCCTATAATGAAGAAGAAATTGTTGAGGCCAAGGTAGAAAATACTTTAGGGTTAGATTATCCGCATGAAAAAAAACAAATTATTTTTGTGACGGATGGCTCAACGGATAGTACTACAGATAAGCTTAACAGATTTAATGATATAGTTGTATTACACGAAGATTCAAGAGCGGGTAAAATGGCTGCCATTAAAAGGTCAATGCCATTTGTTGAGGGTGAAATACTAATTTTTACGGATGCGAATACATTTTTAAATAATGATGCGATTAAGGAATTGGTTAAACATTATCAGAATGATAAAGTTGGTGCGGTAGCCGGAGAAAAACGAATTTTTGTAGATGAGACTGCCGATGCAAGCTCCGCGGGTGAAGGATTTTATTGGAAATATGAATCGTTGTTGAAAAAATGGGATTATGAATTGTATTCAAATGTGGGGGCTGCCGGGGAATTGTTCAGTATAAGAACCACGCTCTATCAAAATGTTGAAGCAGATACTATTATCGACGATCATATGATTGCTATGAGGATAGCTGAAAAAGGCTACATTATAGCATATGAACCAAAAGCATATGCTATGGAGACAGCCTCAGCAAATACTGCGGAAGAACTAAAACGTAAAATAAGGATTGCAGCGGGAGGGATACAGTCAATTTTTCGTTTAAAAAAAGCAGCAAATCCTTTTAATAATCCAATTTTTACATTTCAGTATATTAGTCATCGAGTGTTGAGATGGACTATAACTCCATTTTTATTAATTATACTGCTTGTTGTAAATGGACTTATAGTATATTCGTATGATTCAATATTTTATAAAGTTATATTCATTTTACAAATCCTATTCTATACTTTAAGTATTCTTGGGTTCTTTTTTGAGAGTAAAAATATACGCATAAAGGCTCTTTTTGTGCCCTATTATTTTTGTTTGATGAATTATGCGGTGATTGCTGGAATAGTTAGGTATTTTAAAAAGAACCAAAGCGCTGCATGGGAGAAATCAAAGAGAAAATAG
- a CDS encoding glycosyltransferase family 2 protein has product MSLITIITVNFNQIKVTEDFLKSVLRNAGDEDIELILVDNGCKVDNEAYFKKIYPEIVYIRSEKNLGFAGGNNLGIRVAKGEYILLLNNDTEITENMIPVLLNEMELNPDIGLISPLILYHEDPQIIQYAGFTEMNYLTGRNRGIGNKEVDHGQYDLDSRETGYCHGAAMMCSKKDLEGAGLMAEDFFLYYEELDWCDKFKKAGKKVWFTGKTRIYHKESMSVGKESIIKTYFMTRNRMLYIRRNTSLLNTIIFSTYYICFACPKQIMSYILKKRLDLIKWVFKGVLWNLTNSKNSAKLGFKI; this is encoded by the coding sequence ATGAGTCTAATTACCATAATTACTGTAAATTTTAATCAAATTAAGGTAACTGAGGATTTTTTAAAGTCTGTATTGCGTAATGCAGGAGATGAAGATATTGAGCTTATTTTGGTTGATAATGGGTGTAAAGTAGACAATGAAGCTTATTTTAAAAAGATATATCCCGAAATAGTTTATATAAGATCAGAGAAGAATTTGGGATTTGCAGGTGGCAATAATTTAGGGATACGGGTAGCTAAAGGTGAATATATATTGCTGTTAAATAATGATACAGAAATAACTGAAAATATGATTCCGGTTCTTTTAAATGAAATGGAGTTGAATCCGGATATTGGATTGATTTCGCCATTAATCTTGTATCATGAAGATCCACAAATTATACAATATGCTGGTTTTACTGAAATGAACTATTTAACAGGAAGAAATAGAGGGATAGGAAATAAGGAGGTTGATCACGGACAATATGATCTGGATAGCAGAGAGACAGGTTACTGTCATGGGGCAGCAATGATGTGTAGCAAGAAGGATCTTGAGGGCGCAGGTTTAATGGCTGAAGATTTTTTCCTTTATTATGAGGAATTAGACTGGTGTGATAAGTTTAAGAAAGCAGGAAAAAAAGTATGGTTTACCGGTAAAACAAGAATTTACCATAAGGAATCAATGAGTGTTGGTAAAGAAAGCATAATTAAGACGTATTTTATGACCCGGAATAGAATGCTTTACATAAGAAGAAATACGAGTTTATTGAATACAATTATTTTTAGTACTTATTACATCTGTTTTGCATGTCCAAAACAGATAATGTCTTATATCCTCAAGAAACGGTTGGACCTAATAAAATGGGTGTTTAAAGGGGTGCTTTGGAATCTTACGAATTCAAAAAACAGTGCTAAACTAGGATTTAAAATTTAA
- a CDS encoding phosphoribosyltransferase, translating into MNYRSIEDLNRTITTNLSKVPLEIDLIVGVPRSGLLAANLLALHLNLPFTDVEGYISGRILQSGERMKSYIKPFSEYKNILIVEDSIWSGSSIINVKSKLNGLYPEKKVLYTAIYAVTEATNNIDFYFEICPGPRIFEWNMMHHDLLEKCCFDIDGVLCIDPTEDENDDGPKYEHFLENVEPFFRPSKTIGYLVTNRLEKYRALTEDWLLRHNVKYNHLIMLDLPDKAARLKANNHGGFKASVYIKNDCYLFIESSIWQSKQIADISGKPVYCTDERKMVFPNSIGKSKFLLRKVVKKLIGK; encoded by the coding sequence ATGAACTACAGATCAATTGAAGATTTAAACCGTACCATTACCACAAATCTATCTAAAGTACCTTTGGAGATAGATTTGATAGTTGGTGTTCCAAGAAGTGGATTGCTGGCGGCGAATTTGCTTGCTTTGCACTTAAATCTTCCCTTCACTGATGTTGAAGGATATATTAGTGGAAGAATTCTTCAATCTGGCGAGAGGATGAAATCTTATATCAAGCCTTTTAGCGAATATAAAAATATACTTATTGTTGAGGATAGTATTTGGTCTGGTAGCTCGATCATTAATGTTAAGAGTAAACTCAATGGACTTTATCCAGAAAAAAAGGTGCTGTATACAGCCATTTATGCCGTAACAGAGGCAACTAATAATATTGATTTTTATTTTGAAATATGCCCAGGACCAAGAATTTTTGAATGGAATATGATGCATCATGATCTGTTAGAGAAATGTTGTTTTGATATAGATGGGGTATTGTGCATAGATCCGACAGAAGATGAAAACGATGATGGACCTAAATATGAACATTTCTTAGAAAATGTAGAGCCATTTTTTAGACCGAGTAAGACCATTGGTTATTTAGTTACAAATAGATTAGAGAAATATAGAGCATTAACTGAGGATTGGTTATTAAGGCACAATGTAAAATATAATCATTTGATTATGCTGGATCTTCCCGACAAGGCAGCAAGGCTAAAGGCTAATAATCATGGTGGTTTTAAGGCCTCAGTATATATTAAAAATGACTGCTATTTATTTATTGAAAGTTCAATATGGCAATCAAAACAGATAGCAGATATTTCAGGCAAACCCGTTTATTGTACAGACGAAAGAAAAATGGTATTTCCCAATAGTATAGGTAAATCTAAATTTTTGTTGAGAAAAGTAGTTAAAAAGCTGATTGGGAAATAA
- a CDS encoding lipopolysaccharide biosynthesis protein: MNRDKQYNKWLETSHLTQDLKSHSISGGFNTVAGQILSFGINILSTVILARLLVPGDYGLVAMVTTITGFITVFKDLGLSSAVIQTKELKDDQVNSIFWISVGVSFVIALIVSLLAPLLVAFYQEDRLLNMTLVFAASIFVTGFSLQHNALMKRQMRFKTLSRIQIFSTVASLLTGMFLAWKGFGYWSIVAISVSNPIYSTISLWFVCDWRPRLGFNSKGIKTLVSFGAGLTGFDLVNYFSRNMDNVLIGKFSGSSALGMYSKAYQLLLLPITQLRDPLNAVALPALSNLQNDKWKYNHYFCRYLFTLAFFSMPIVIYFAIFSNEIIFIVLGQKWIAASSIFKLLAISAFIQPVASTQGLLLITTGKARKYFYLGIINSTLVVAGFCVGINWGTTGIAISYAIVTYALFIPLLLYSLKDSHLSIFQFLEEILLPAVFALISGAGMFFVRANLEGGNSFVICIIGFFVGAIIYIGLWFLTNFTRKKINRILEIGQFLIKKNKLKA, from the coding sequence ATGAACCGAGACAAACAGTATAATAAATGGCTAGAAACGTCGCACCTGACACAAGATCTAAAGTCGCATTCTATATCCGGAGGCTTTAATACCGTTGCTGGCCAGATATTGTCTTTTGGAATAAATATTTTGTCGACGGTTATATTAGCAAGGTTATTGGTGCCGGGAGATTATGGATTGGTTGCTATGGTAACCACAATAACCGGATTTATCACTGTATTTAAGGATCTAGGCTTATCTTCTGCTGTTATTCAAACAAAAGAGTTAAAAGATGATCAGGTAAATTCAATTTTTTGGATAAGTGTAGGAGTTAGTTTTGTTATTGCGCTAATCGTTTCTTTACTGGCACCACTCTTAGTCGCGTTCTATCAAGAAGATAGGCTTCTTAATATGACTCTTGTATTTGCAGCAAGTATTTTTGTTACTGGATTTTCGCTTCAACATAACGCTTTAATGAAAAGGCAGATGAGGTTTAAAACTTTATCTAGAATTCAAATTTTTAGCACAGTAGCAAGTTTGCTAACTGGTATGTTCTTGGCATGGAAAGGATTTGGCTATTGGTCAATTGTAGCTATTTCGGTTTCTAATCCAATATATTCAACAATCTCTCTTTGGTTTGTGTGTGATTGGCGACCTCGGCTTGGTTTTAATTCAAAGGGGATAAAGACATTAGTGTCTTTTGGTGCTGGTTTAACTGGTTTTGATCTGGTAAATTACTTTTCCAGAAACATGGACAATGTTTTAATCGGTAAATTCTCTGGCTCAAGTGCATTAGGTATGTACTCTAAAGCCTATCAGCTATTGCTTTTGCCAATTACTCAACTTCGTGATCCGCTAAATGCGGTTGCATTACCGGCTTTGAGTAATCTTCAAAATGATAAGTGGAAGTATAATCACTATTTCTGCAGGTATCTTTTTACTCTGGCTTTTTTCTCAATGCCTATTGTTATTTATTTCGCAATTTTTTCCAATGAGATTATCTTTATTGTTTTAGGGCAAAAATGGATTGCGGCATCTTCAATATTTAAATTGTTGGCGATCTCAGCTTTTATTCAGCCTGTTGCAAGTACTCAAGGACTTTTACTAATTACTACAGGGAAAGCAAGGAAATATTTTTATCTGGGTATTATTAATTCAACTTTAGTGGTGGCTGGATTTTGTGTTGGGATAAATTGGGGTACTACTGGCATTGCTATATCTTATGCAATTGTAACATATGCTTTGTTTATCCCTTTATTGCTTTATAGTCTAAAGGATTCTCATCTGTCAATTTTCCAATTTCTGGAAGAAATCTTATTGCCTGCGGTGTTTGCTTTGATTAGTGGAGCAGGTATGTTTTTTGTAAGAGCCAATTTAGAGGGGGGCAATTCATTTGTGATTTGTATTATCGGGTTTTTTGTTGGGGCCATTATATATATAGGATTATGGTTTCTGACAAATTTTACCAGGAAAAAGATAAACAGGATTCTTGAGATTGGTCAGTTCCTAATTAAAAAGAATAAATTAAAAGCTTAA
- a CDS encoding glycosyltransferase — translation MNFVFVSLQRINTDRESTSTSLAKELAKKHTVLFVNPPIDRKTFLSKNNDHYVEEHIVQIKNGSTGIKKLAENLYMLNTSSLLESINWIPSTKVFSLFNYINNRRFARDIKNSLQELNFESFILINDKDIFRSFYLKELLRPSLYIYLDRDYTLGVDYWKRHGANLEPRLIKKSDLVVCNSNDFVKSAKKYNANSFYIGNGVDLKLFNSDVSHDIPEQLKTLKQPIIGYVGALSSLRLDLNLIVQVATAMPECSFVLIGKEDKEFSKSVLHEMENVHFLGKIDKKNIPSYVQYFTVCINPQLLNEITIGNFPLKIVEYLAMGKPVVAKSTNTMKEVFSEYSYLADDAQEFTNLIKKALSDDNSIKHSERISFAKSFSWDKVVSLLDESIKSSANNNSTLI, via the coding sequence ATGAATTTTGTTTTTGTTAGTTTACAGCGAATAAATACGGATCGGGAATCAACCTCCACAAGCTTAGCTAAAGAATTGGCAAAAAAGCACACCGTATTATTTGTAAATCCTCCAATTGATAGAAAAACATTCTTGTCAAAGAACAATGATCATTATGTGGAAGAACATATAGTGCAAATAAAAAACGGGAGTACGGGAATTAAGAAGTTAGCCGAAAATCTATATATGTTAAATACAAGTAGTTTGTTAGAATCAATTAACTGGATTCCTTCGACAAAAGTATTTTCCCTTTTTAATTATATAAATAACAGACGGTTTGCCAGAGATATTAAAAACTCCTTACAGGAGCTAAACTTTGAATCTTTTATTCTTATCAACGATAAAGATATATTTAGAAGTTTTTACTTAAAAGAACTACTAAGGCCATCTCTATACATATACCTTGACAGAGATTATACTCTTGGTGTTGATTACTGGAAAAGACATGGAGCGAATTTAGAGCCTAGATTAATAAAAAAGTCAGATCTTGTGGTATGCAATTCTAACGACTTTGTAAAAAGCGCTAAAAAATATAATGCAAATAGTTTTTATATTGGAAATGGCGTTGATCTTAAGCTTTTTAATAGTGATGTTTCTCATGATATCCCTGAACAGCTAAAAACATTAAAACAACCAATAATAGGATATGTGGGGGCACTAAGTTCTTTAAGACTGGATCTGAATTTAATTGTTCAAGTAGCAACTGCTATGCCCGAATGTAGTTTTGTTTTAATTGGTAAAGAGGATAAAGAATTTAGTAAGAGTGTTCTGCATGAGATGGAAAATGTTCATTTCCTTGGTAAAATCGATAAGAAAAATATTCCTTCTTATGTGCAATATTTTACCGTTTGTATAAATCCTCAGTTACTTAATGAAATTACGATTGGTAATTTTCCTTTAAAAATAGTAGAATACCTTGCGATGGGGAAACCAGTAGTTGCAAAATCTACGAACACAATGAAGGAAGTATTTTCAGAGTATAGTTATCTTGCTGATGATGCCCAGGAGTTTACAAATTTGATAAAAAAAGCTTTGTCTGACGATAATTCTATTAAACATTCGGAACGAATTTCCTTTGCAAAGAGCTTCAGTTGGGATAAGGTAGTTTCATTATTAGATGAATCAATAAAATCTTCCGCCAATAATAATTCAACGCTGATCTGA
- a CDS encoding lipopolysaccharide biosynthesis protein — protein sequence MKSKITFLLSLAKSKHVLSLTSNGINAVIGVVTLSILFRHLTRQDMGNWGFFLTILLLVDTFRSGFLSTAFVKFYAGSTEERKREIIGSTWFIAIMITLIFVILNIPGYFVSGYISDPSFKLFLQFFSINYVLSLPFFVSNCILQGKQRYDSLLFLNFANQGCFLLLIILNLKGINIHTVLYCYLAANFVSSSIAIFFKWTDISMLKFKTKAAMLEIYNFGKYSVGTNLSANLLGSIDSFIIKLFLGPSVLAVYNAGTKLVQIIEIPLRSFVYTAMPTLSSFFNSNEKEKVISVMKKYVGMITIALISVSLLVIVFADLAILIFSGPKYVATEAPNILRIFMIIAFLYPAERFFAVTLDVIHMPKVNLLKIILMVFVTVLTDWLAIVVTGNVYVVAAASVFSTLTGLIVGYFAINHYYQKFTFFDMFISGYKEIVLLLKRYYYRFLSKNYQVK from the coding sequence ATGAAATCAAAAATTACCTTCTTATTAAGTTTAGCTAAAAGTAAACATGTTTTGTCTTTAACCAGTAATGGCATAAATGCAGTGATTGGTGTTGTGACTTTGTCTATACTTTTTAGACACTTAACAAGACAAGATATGGGTAATTGGGGGTTCTTTTTAACTATTTTATTATTGGTAGATACTTTTAGATCGGGTTTTTTGTCGACAGCTTTTGTGAAGTTCTATGCAGGCTCAACAGAAGAAAGAAAAAGGGAGATAATAGGTTCTACATGGTTTATTGCAATTATGATAACCCTCATTTTTGTAATACTGAATATACCAGGTTATTTTGTTTCGGGCTATATTTCAGATCCAAGTTTTAAACTGTTTCTTCAATTTTTTAGCATTAACTATGTGCTTTCTCTTCCATTTTTTGTTTCAAACTGTATTTTGCAAGGGAAACAAAGGTATGATAGTTTGTTGTTTTTAAACTTTGCTAATCAAGGATGCTTTTTGCTTCTGATCATTTTAAATTTGAAGGGAATAAATATCCACACTGTTTTATATTGTTATTTAGCAGCAAACTTTGTATCGAGTTCAATAGCTATATTTTTTAAGTGGACAGATATAAGCATGCTTAAATTTAAAACTAAAGCTGCAATGTTGGAAATTTATAATTTCGGAAAATACAGTGTTGGGACAAATTTGAGTGCAAATCTGTTAGGCTCTATTGATTCATTTATTATTAAGCTTTTTTTAGGTCCTTCCGTTTTAGCAGTGTATAATGCAGGTACTAAATTGGTGCAAATAATTGAGATTCCTTTAAGAAGTTTTGTTTATACGGCAATGCCAACTTTATCATCTTTCTTTAATTCAAATGAAAAGGAGAAAGTAATTTCAGTTATGAAGAAATATGTAGGGATGATAACAATAGCATTGATATCAGTAAGCCTTTTGGTAATTGTTTTTGCTGATCTGGCAATACTAATTTTTAGCGGGCCTAAATATGTGGCAACCGAGGCACCCAATATATTGAGGATATTTATGATAATTGCTTTCCTTTATCCTGCAGAGCGTTTTTTTGCTGTAACATTAGATGTAATACATATGCCAAAAGTAAATTTGCTAAAGATTATACTTATGGTTTTTGTAACAGTATTAACCGATTGGTTAGCAATAGTTGTTACTGGAAACGTTTATGTTGTTGCAGCGGCCTCAGTTTTCTCAACGCTTACCGGACTTATAGTTGGATATTTTGCTATAAATCATTATTATCAAAAATTTACTTTTTTTGATATGTTTATTAGTGGATATAAAGAGATTGTTTTATTGTTAAAAAGATATTATTATAGGTTTCTTAGTAAAAATTATCAAGTTAAATAA
- a CDS encoding GMC oxidoreductase, whose translation MINIIKASASYDAIVIGSGITGGWAAKELCEKGLKTLLLERGRDIHHIKDYPTANLNPWDFEYRLNNTTQELTENPIRSRTSDESDRMFFASDVDHPYIQQKPFNWVRGYQVGGRSLIWGRQCYRLSDLDFEANIKEGISIDWPIRYKDISGWYDYVERFIGVSGKHENLPHLPDGCYQPPMELNCIEKHLASSIKKNEEHRLLTIARVANLTRGWNGRGPCQNRNLCTRGCPYGGYFSSNSATIPAAAATGNLTIRPFSIVREIIYDEKLERATGVRVIDMNTHEELEFNSRIIFVNASTINTAAILLNSKSSRFPNGMGNDSEQLGHNLMDHHSSSGASGVYDGYRDEYYKGRRPCGFLIPRFRNIGNGTQANFLRGYNFQGRGEREGWQERKDSLKGVGSKFKEQLTKPGQWSVWMGGWGECLPYFDNKIALSVNDKDKWGLPLVEVDFSFRENEHLMMEDIKQTGASMLEEAGFKGVNTFSYNTPGGSTVHEMGTARMGNDPKTSVLNKYNQMHAVKNLFVTDGSCMTSSACQNPSLTYMALTARACDYAVSEMKKGNL comes from the coding sequence ATGATAAACATTATTAAAGCGTCTGCTTCTTATGATGCCATAGTGATTGGATCGGGAATTACCGGTGGCTGGGCCGCTAAGGAGTTGTGTGAGAAGGGCCTTAAAACACTGCTGCTTGAACGGGGAAGAGACATACATCATATAAAAGATTATCCTACTGCTAATTTAAATCCGTGGGATTTTGAATATAGGCTAAATAATACGACTCAGGAGTTAACGGAAAACCCTATAAGGAGCAGGACATCGGACGAGAGTGACCGCATGTTTTTTGCAAGTGATGTTGATCATCCTTACATCCAACAAAAGCCTTTTAATTGGGTAAGAGGTTATCAGGTTGGTGGTAGATCTTTAATTTGGGGGAGGCAATGCTATCGGTTAAGTGACCTTGATTTTGAAGCAAATATTAAAGAGGGCATTTCAATTGATTGGCCAATAAGATATAAGGATATTTCAGGGTGGTATGATTATGTTGAAAGGTTTATAGGGGTTAGTGGTAAACATGAAAATCTTCCTCATTTACCCGATGGCTGCTATCAGCCACCAATGGAGCTTAATTGTATAGAAAAGCATCTTGCTTCTTCTATAAAAAAGAATGAGGAACATAGGTTACTCACCATTGCCCGTGTTGCAAACCTAACAAGAGGATGGAATGGCAGGGGACCTTGTCAGAACAGGAATTTGTGTACCAGAGGATGTCCGTATGGTGGATATTTTAGTAGCAATAGCGCTACAATTCCGGCTGCAGCTGCAACAGGAAATTTGACAATCAGGCCTTTTTCTATTGTTAGGGAAATTATTTATGATGAAAAACTTGAACGAGCTACAGGAGTAAGAGTGATTGATATGAATACTCATGAGGAACTTGAATTTAACTCCAGAATCATTTTTGTTAATGCTTCGACAATCAATACCGCCGCTATTTTATTAAATTCCAAATCATCTAGATTTCCGAATGGTATGGGGAACGATAGCGAGCAACTAGGGCATAACCTAATGGACCATCACTCTTCTTCAGGTGCTTCGGGAGTTTATGATGGTTATAGGGATGAATATTATAAGGGGAGGAGACCGTGTGGATTTCTTATTCCTAGATTTAGAAATATAGGAAATGGAACGCAAGCTAACTTTTTAAGAGGCTATAATTTTCAGGGAAGAGGAGAAAGAGAAGGATGGCAGGAGAGAAAAGATAGCTTAAAAGGAGTTGGATCGAAATTTAAAGAACAGCTAACTAAACCAGGTCAGTGGTCTGTATGGATGGGAGGATGGGGAGAGTGTCTCCCGTATTTTGATAATAAAATTGCACTTTCAGTAAATGATAAAGATAAGTGGGGATTGCCATTGGTGGAGGTAGACTTTTCGTTCAGAGAGAATGAACATTTAATGATGGAAGATATTAAGCAAACAGGAGCAAGTATGCTTGAAGAAGCAGGATTTAAAGGAGTAAATACCTTTTCTTATAATACCCCGGGCGGATCTACTGTTCATGAAATGGGAACTGCAAGAATGGGCAATGATCCTAAAACATCTGTGTTAAATAAATATAATCAAATGCATGCTGTTAAAAACTTATTTGTAACAGATGGAAGCTGCATGACTTCGTCTGCATGTCAGAATCCTTCATTAACCTATATGGCCTTAACTGCAAGAGCTTGCGATTATGCAGTGAGTGAAATGAAAAAAGGTAATCTCTAA
- a CDS encoding gluconate 2-dehydrogenase subunit 3 family protein, with translation MNRRQVIYRILGFSAVAISGAGFWKYWSIYKKPDLLYLMNKKSLIAEIAETIIPATDTPGAKMAKVEDFIIKMVKDCTATKSQNNFIKGLIDLEDYTKQNYNKTYISCNANERESILTHFENAEGSNHLIRKLKQKIFGDNFFDMFKSYTVIGYCTSEQGATKGLSYDYLPSTFEACITIGNKQKSWATK, from the coding sequence ATGAATAGAAGACAGGTGATATATAGAATATTAGGTTTTTCGGCCGTAGCAATAAGTGGTGCAGGCTTTTGGAAGTACTGGAGTATTTACAAAAAACCTGATCTTTTATATTTAATGAATAAAAAGTCGCTGATAGCAGAAATAGCCGAAACGATTATACCTGCCACAGATACACCTGGAGCTAAAATGGCAAAGGTTGAAGATTTTATTATTAAAATGGTGAAGGATTGTACTGCTACAAAATCTCAAAATAATTTTATAAAAGGATTGATTGACCTGGAAGATTACACAAAACAGAATTATAATAAAACTTATATTTCATGTAATGCGAATGAAAGAGAGTCTATACTTACTCATTTTGAGAATGCGGAAGGATCTAACCACTTGATTCGTAAATTGAAACAGAAAATATTTGGTGATAATTTCTTTGATATGTTTAAGTCTTATACAGTTATTGGGTATTGTACTTCTGAGCAAGGTGCCACGAAAGGGCTATCTTACGACTATTTACCCTCAACTTTTGAGGCCTGTATCACAATTGGAAACAAACAAAAATCTTGGGCCACAAAATAA
- a CDS encoding glycosyltransferase family 4 protein: MKKKLRIGIEVQRIFRAKKHGMEVVALELINEIQKLDQYNEYILYARNDVDDACVKEQANFKIRTLSSSSYPTWEQLALPKAVKKDNLDFLHSTCNTSALNLSVPLMLTLHDIIYLEKTDFKGTSYQNFGNLYRRFIVPKIVEKSKLIVTVSNFEKDVILNKLNLPEDKVKVIYNAVNPKFNVNYSKERLLDFKNVHRLPDEFILFLGNTAPKKNTLNVIKAYTEYRSVASEGLPLVILDYDRKLVEDTLKELGKEEFIENFIFPGYIPSDEMPLLYNCSSLFLYPSLRESFGLPILEAMACGVPVITSNTSSMPEIASNAAIFVNPFDHNEIKDAIVRFFADDNLRVEMKQLGLKRASDFTWKSAAEQLLSIYNSFII; the protein is encoded by the coding sequence ATGAAAAAGAAGTTGCGTATTGGGATAGAGGTACAGCGTATTTTTAGAGCAAAAAAACACGGAATGGAGGTGGTTGCTTTAGAACTGATAAATGAAATTCAGAAGTTAGATCAATACAATGAATATATCCTGTATGCAAGAAATGATGTTGATGATGCCTGTGTTAAAGAGCAAGCAAATTTTAAAATCAGAACGCTTTCTTCAAGCTCTTATCCAACTTGGGAACAATTGGCTTTACCAAAGGCTGTAAAGAAAGATAATCTTGATTTTCTTCATTCGACATGTAATACATCGGCACTAAATTTATCTGTTCCTTTAATGCTTACGCTGCACGATATTATTTATCTGGAGAAAACGGATTTTAAAGGAACTTCTTATCAAAATTTCGGTAACTTATACAGAAGGTTTATAGTGCCTAAAATTGTAGAAAAGAGTAAGTTGATTGTTACTGTTTCGAATTTTGAAAAGGATGTGATTCTGAATAAGCTGAATTTACCTGAAGATAAGGTTAAAGTGATCTATAATGCAGTTAATCCTAAGTTTAATGTTAATTATTCAAAGGAAAGGCTGCTTGATTTTAAAAATGTACATAGACTACCAGACGAATTTATCCTCTTTTTAGGCAACACTGCACCGAAAAAAAATACTTTAAATGTAATTAAAGCATATACTGAATACCGTTCTGTTGCTAGTGAGGGTTTGCCATTGGTTATTTTAGATTATGACCGAAAATTGGTTGAGGATACATTAAAGGAATTGGGTAAAGAGGAATTTATTGAAAACTTCATTTTCCCAGGGTATATTCCTTCGGATGAAATGCCTCTGCTTTATAATTGTTCAAGTTTGTTTTTATATCCTTCTTTGAGAGAAAGTTTTGGGTTACCAATTTTGGAAGCAATGGCTTGCGGGGTTCCAGTAATTACTTCTAATACTTCATCTATGCCTGAGATAGCTTCAAATGCTGCAATTTTTGTAAATCCATTTGATCATAATGAGATAAAGGATGCTATAGTACGTTTTTTTGCCGACGATAATTTAAGAGTGGAAATGAAACAACTGGGCTTGAAAAGGGCATCGGATTTTACATGGAAATCTGCAGCTGAACAATTACTCTCAATTTATAATTCATTTATCATTTAG